CTGCCCCATCATCATTGTGGATAATGAAGAAGAAGCGATAGAGCTTGCGAACAGGTCAAGATATGGCCTTGGGGCAACTGTGTGGTCTTCTGACAGAACGAAGGCAAGGGCCATGGCATCGAAGCTCGAGGCGGGGACGGTGTGGATAAATGAATGCGGAAGGACGTTGACGGGAGGAGAATATTTCCAAGGTTGGAAGTGCAGTGGGATCGCCACCTCTCAGGACAGACTATCGATGTTCATGAAAAAGAGGACGATCATCCATAATACCTCCTGCGAGCCCAGAGGGCACTGGATGAAATAAATTAATTTTTTATATAAAACAAATTATGCTAAATTAGTTTAACAATTATCGAAATCTAATATAATAATTAAATAAGAGCAATACTTCCTTTTTTCCCCTTTCCAACATCGGTCCCATAGTCTGTCTGTTTAACATAGCAGTCCTGACATCTCAATCGCGAACCGACCGTGATCCCTAGACGCTCTATCAGATCTGTATCATCATCCCATAGGGCCAACCTACAGTCACCAGTATCATCCTTGACCATGATGTTTCTTACCTTTCCAGGTCTCCCATCTTTTCTTATAAATTCTCTGGGTGCGAAGATCTTCACCACCTCGACCTCCATGGTGACCTCTTCTCTATCCTTCAGATCTACGATCTTTTTCACATTGGCCATCTCAACACCGATCCCAGGGGCCTCTTTTATCGTGAAATTCAAATGCCCATGTTAGATGGCCAATTATCATCAGGAATATAAATTCAAGTAATCAATATTGACGTAAAATAATATACTTGGTAACTATACAACATTAAATTTATTATATTTTACATTTTTATCAGCTTCAGCCCGATGTCGCTTAAATTAAATTTCGGATTGTTTTAAGTTATTCTAATTAAAATTAGCATCTATCTAAATCAACTAAAATATATCAATATGATATTTTACAACACTGACCAAACAATCCATCACAAAAACCTTTATGTCTGACAAATAAATATCATTCGTCTGTCATTAAGCTGACATAAGGGTGGGATGACATCTGATGCGTGCTGCCATCTACGCAAGGGTCTCGACCGAAGACCAGGCGAAGGAGGGATTCAGCATCGCCGCCCAACAAAAGAAACTGATCGCTTATTGCAAGGCGAGAGGGTGGCAGGTCGCTGGTGAATACATAGATGAAGGTTATAGTGGCAGGAGCACGAACAGGCCATCATATCAAAGGATGATGTCCGAAAAAGATCTTTGGGACGTTTTGGTGGTCCTCAAGATGGACCGTATCCACCGCAATAGCACTAACTTCGCGTTGATGATGGACGACCTCCGACATTGGGGAAAAGAGTTCAACTCCATGCAGGAATCGTTCGATACCACTACGGCCATCGGTCGTTTTGTCATGGATATAATCCAGAGGATCGCTCAGCTTGAGAGCGAGCAGATAGGAGAAAGGGTAAAGGTCGGGATGGTCCAGAAAGCAAAAAAAGGGAAGGGCGTCCTTGGTTCTGGGGTGCCCTATGGATATCGCTTTCATAACCATCATCTCGAGAAGGTCCAAGAAGAGGAACAGGTCGTCAAGGACATTTTTTCCATGTATCTCGATTGTCTTTCTCTGAACGATATCGCATCGTCCCTGAATGCCAAGGGAATACCTACAAAACAATCTTCCAAATGGGAGAAGGCCACGGTCAGGAACGTATTGACCAACAAGCTCTACATTGGGATGTTGGAGTGGGACGGGATAGCGCAAAGGATGCCTGAGATCGCCATCGTGGACAATGATAGATTTTGGGAGGTCCAGGCACTTCTCGCTCATAGGAGGAGGAAACATCACGTTTTAAAAAACAAAGCGGAGAGGGGAGTGGAGATAAATGCCTAGGGTCGCCATTTACGCAAGGGTCTCGACCGATGACCAGGCCAAGGAAGGATATAGCCTTGATGCTCAGCAAGAGCGGTTAAAAGCCTATTGTGAGGCCCAGGGGTGGGATATTTCAGGCATATACGTCGACGATGGCCATTCAGGAAGGAACACAAAAAGGCCTGCCTATCAAAGGATGATGGAGGAAAAAGACTCTTGGGACATTATTCTGGTCATGAAGATGGACCGTATCCACCGTAACAGTAAGAACTTCATGATAATGATGGAGAATCTGGAGAAATGGGGCAAAAAGTTCACGAGCATGAACGAATCGCTCGATACATCGAATGCCGTAGGTAGATTTGTTGTGGATATAATCCAGCGCATTGCCCAGCTGGAGAGCGAACAGATCGGGGAAAGGACATATATGGGCATGAGACAAAAAGCCGAGACCAGCAATGGTCTGCTCGGTTTCAATGCACCATATGGTTATCGGATGGAGGGAAAAAAACTGATCTTAGATGAAGAGGAATGTAGGAATGTCCGGGCGATCTTTGATATGTACCTATCTGGAAAAAGGCTCGTAGATATTGTCAGGGAACTGAACTCTGGTGGGATACGGACAAAGAGGGGAAAAGAATGGACGATCTGGTCTGTTAAACGTCTGCTCAATAACCCCATTTATGCTGGATTTATCAGATGGGATGGGATAGTATCGCTGTCCGATCATTCGCCGATCATCACTGTAGAAGAATATGGTAAGGTGCAAGCGATGGCCATTGCAAGATCTGGAAAGAATGGGACAAGGCACGTCTTTGAACTTCCAAGAAAAGCGCCAGTATGAACAAGAATCAATATCTGGAGAATCCAAGAACAATCGTTTATTATTTAATCTTTTTTCAAATTATCGATTTATATTCAAAAATAAAAAATAAATGAAAAAATGTTTCATTCTATTCTGTTTTAACGAACTTAAAGAGCTAGGTTTATATATTCTTCCATTGAGCATATGGGATACAAGGACTGTGATAACGGTCCTGGTGACAAAACTAGGGGGGACATGGGAGATGGGGTGTATGAGGTCGAGTTTTGACAATTTTATCTGTCAAGCTCGATATCTGAAGCCTCGATCTTTTCCCTTTGTCCATAAAGAGGAGAGATATATATGGCTGAGGAAAAAAACATGCATGTGAAGGTAGCGATGGCCGAGGTGTTTGGCCTTGTGCTGATCGGTTTCATCGCCACCTTGGTAGGAATGTTTGGATTGGAACAGTATGACGACCTTAACGTCATCATCGGGGTGGCACCGACGGTCGGTCTTTTGTTGCTCGTCGCGACCATTGTCGCATACCTGAACGAGAATATCCTGCTCACTGGGATATTCGGTGTGTTGGCCCTTTTCCTGATGGCGTTCGAGGGCATAATACAGCATGACGCAGCTGGCGCGACAGCTATAGCATTCGTAGGGGTCATATTGCTAGTGATGGCTCTGGTCTCGTTCGCACAGCCGGTCAAGATGTTGCCAATCCTGCTGATTGTAGCGGGCATCGCATTCA
This genomic window from Methanomassiliicoccales archaeon contains:
- a CDS encoding recombinase family protein, giving the protein MRAAIYARVSTEDQAKEGFSIAAQQKKLIAYCKARGWQVAGEYIDEGYSGRSTNRPSYQRMMSEKDLWDVLVVLKMDRIHRNSTNFALMMDDLRHWGKEFNSMQESFDTTTAIGRFVMDIIQRIAQLESEQIGERVKVGMVQKAKKGKGVLGSGVPYGYRFHNHHLEKVQEEEQVVKDIFSMYLDCLSLNDIASSLNAKGIPTKQSSKWEKATVRNVLTNKLYIGMLEWDGIAQRMPEIAIVDNDRFWEVQALLAHRRRKHHVLKNKAERGVEINA
- a CDS encoding recombinase family protein, with the protein product MPRVAIYARVSTDDQAKEGYSLDAQQERLKAYCEAQGWDISGIYVDDGHSGRNTKRPAYQRMMEEKDSWDIILVMKMDRIHRNSKNFMIMMENLEKWGKKFTSMNESLDTSNAVGRFVVDIIQRIAQLESEQIGERTYMGMRQKAETSNGLLGFNAPYGYRMEGKKLILDEEECRNVRAIFDMYLSGKRLVDIVRELNSGGIRTKRGKEWTIWSVKRLLNNPIYAGFIRWDGIVSLSDHSPIITVEEYGKVQAMAIARSGKNGTRHVFELPRKAPV